The Eubalaena glacialis isolate mEubGla1 chromosome 5, mEubGla1.1.hap2.+ XY, whole genome shotgun sequence genomic sequence TGTTATAACaaagcttccaggtgattctaatggacccctaaagtttgagaactaatgACTTAGGCCAATCTTCTTTCTATAACCAcagatagattttattttattttatttttacagaaaacGAAACTGCATACTAGTAAACTGAGTCCTCTGTGCACTTTATATAAATCCTCATTTGATCCTCAAGCCTGATGCAAGGTTGATTATCCCCACTTTCGGGATGAGGAAACGGGCTCAAGGGATAAGGGTCGCTGAAGTTCCCATAGCTAATAACTGCAAGTGGAAGATTAAAGTTTTTGCAGTTCTTTTCACTACTGCAACAAAGGTCTACAGCACTTTATTAATACAGTCCATACTTTCTGCTCTGTCAGTTTTCCGAAATTcgggggaaaaaatagaaatggatGGGTGAGAGCAGTGTGCCAACTGCCTTGGATCCTGCCGAACTGGAATTTAAGGTCACGGCTCTGGAAAGGTATCTTTCCAGTATGGAACGTTTAATTCGGCTGCGGTCCCTCCTGGCTTTGTCCCGGGGACTGCGCGCATCCCACAGACAAGGGGTCGGAACTTCAGGCTGGGGGCGCCGGCGGCACCTCCGTGAGCCACCCACCTCTGCTCGGCCGCCGGGCATCCCCGACGCGACAGGTTGTCTGCGCCCAGAGGGTCGACGGCAAGGCCCGGGCGCCCTGCAGCCCCGGGCCCAGGGGACTGGTTTACCAGTGGAAACCGGACTCCAAAGCCTGGGCGACCGTCTACCCGCCACCGCAGCTCGGGGCAGGAGGGGTCGAGTGGTGAACCCGAAACCGCCGAGGGCCGCGCAGGGAGAGACCACAAGCCCCACTGGGGTCAGagtgaagagaaagaaggagcGCGGAGGCTGGAAGGCAGGGGCGAAGGGGAGAACGGCAGGGGATGGAGACGGCGCGGGGGAGGAAGAGCCCGCCAGCACTCACTGTGAGGGTCGCTCTTCTCGCGGACCCCGTCCACTCGGCCGTCGGGATGGATGCGCAGGAAGAAGCCCCCGTTTTTGCAGTACAGCCGCTTGGGGTCCTTGAAGTGGCCGGGCGGGAAGGCGCCGCTGCCGCCGTCCTCCGGCAGGGCAGGCAGCGTGGTGATGCTCCCGGCTGCCATGGCCCCGCCAGCGCCCTGCCGGGGTCCCCGAGCCCCTGGAGCCGCGCGGGGAGTCGCCGCGCCCCGGCCCCGGCCTCGGACGCGCTCCGGggcgcggccccggccccggccccccagcctccctccccgcgGCACGCGGCCGCGCCCGCGGGCCCCCAGCCTCAAGCTGTTCGCCGCTTCCCTCTCCGCCGGCCCTAGAGCGCGGGGAGCCGAGCGGCCCGGGAGCTGGGGGTGAGGGCTGGGTGTCTCCGCGGCCGCCGCTCCCGGGAGGGCCGCCTCCCGAAGCTGCAGCGCCAGGGTTCCTTTTGCAACCGCGGGCACAGCGTCCGCTGATCTGGCAGCAGCCGGGCCGCGGCGTCACATCTTCTACGTCTCCACCCGCGAACGCCCACCAACCCCGCAGGCCCCCGGTCCTCCTCCCTTCCTGCGCGCCGCCCCCTACTCGCTCGGCGTTTTCTGGGACCGGTCTCTGGGTCGGGCGCTCTGGCCGCAGCACGCAAGCGCGCGACCTCCGTGCCCGGGGGGGAGCCCGAACgcaggcggggggcgggggaggtgcGGGGATGCGGCGCGAGGCCACGGCCCGGGCCTCCGCCGCTCCGGGGGCTCGGCCCCGCCGGTTCCCCAGAAGGCGCCCAGTCCAACCCCGCGCAACGCAAATCACATTCAGACTTTCTCCACACTGCGGAGCTTTTGCTGTGCAACCAGCCGTGATTCGACTTTTCAAAGTTTAGATGCAATTTTCTCCCCCATT encodes the following:
- the FGF2 gene encoding LOW QUALITY PROTEIN: fibroblast growth factor 2 (The sequence of the model RefSeq protein was modified relative to this genomic sequence to represent the inferred CDS: inserted 1 base in 1 codon; deleted 2 bases in 1 codon), yielding MYQPHCARRLAKAPQCGESLNVICVARGWTGRLLGNRRGRAPGAAEARAVASRRIPAPPPPPACVRAPPRARRSRACVLRPERPTQRPVPENAERVGGGAQEGRRTGGLRGWWAFAGGDVEDVTPRPGCCQISGRCARGCKRNPGAAASGGGPPERRPRRHPALTPSSRAAXAPRALGPAEREAANSLRLGARGRGRVPRGGRLGGRGRGRAPERVRGRGRGAATPRAAPGARGPRQGAGGAMAAGSITTLPALPEDGGSGAFPPGHFKDPKRLYCKNGGFFLRIHPDGRVDGVREKSDPHIKLQLQAEERGVVSIKGVCANRYLAMKEDGRLLASKCVTDECFFFERLESNNYNTYRSRKYSSWYVALKRTGQYKLGPKTGPGQKAILFLPMSAKS